The DNA segment TTTTTCCTGTAAGAGCTTCTAATCGTTCTTTAATAAATTTTCCGAAGCTTTTTCGCATTTGCGGGAGTGGCTCTTTAATCATTCTGTCGAGGGCGGGTATGATCTGCTCGCGCACTTGCAATGCAAAATCTTCGTGCATGTCTTTTTTTTCTTCTTCTACCGATTCGATGACAGACCGTAATGCGACATTCATACCGTCGACCTGTTCGCGGGTTTTTTCGAGTCCGCTTTCAAGACGTTCTTCATATGTTTCATGGAGTTCAACCAGAGGCGCATTGTTGGTAACAATCGCTAAAAAACCGTCTGAGCAAAAAGGGACCGGTAGCGATATGAGTCTTAAGGAGTAGCTTCCACCGCTTTCTCCGTATGGTATTTCATGAACATTTTCTGTGGGGTAGAGCTTAACAAAATTAGCTATATTGTCAGTTTCTACTCTGAAGACACTCCAGAGAGTGTTACCAATCAATTTGTCCTCGAAAAAAGATTGCGCGGGTTTATTGGCGCGGCAGATAATTCCTTCCTTGTCTGCAAACAGAATGAAATCAGAAAAAGATTCAAATACTTCTGATATTTGTTCCGGCAGACGATCTGGGTTGTCCTGATATTCAGAATCCAAAAAGTATCTCCTTATTGTTGAGAGCTAAACTTCATTAATTATATATAGATTCCTT comes from the Maridesulfovibrio ferrireducens genome and includes:
- a CDS encoding LuxR C-terminal-related transcriptional regulator is translated as MDSEYQDNPDRLPEQISEVFESFSDFILFADKEGIICRANKPAQSFFEDKLIGNTLWSVFRVETDNIANFVKLYPTENVHEIPYGESGGSYSLRLISLPVPFCSDGFLAIVTNNAPLVELHETYEERLESGLEKTREQVDGMNVALRSVIESVEEEKKDMHEDFALQVREQIIPALDRMIKEPLPQMRKSFGKFIKERLEALTGKTGDQFEDLLLKLTPREIEICRYIEAGKSSEHTAELLGLSVDTILTHRKNIRRKLGLRGKKISLISYLKHQNNS